A window of the Planktothrix tepida PCC 9214 genome harbors these coding sequences:
- a CDS encoding CO2 hydration protein, protein MTLTQSSAASQHPLSEYIYRLESGEALLPDYPENLVEVVGILKSYGIVLDAYSKNLIYIANEQFLELFPFFKYFNGEVKTQKLLQYWWHDRINFEYAEYCMKTMFWHGGGGLDQYLDSPEFLQLAETAIQVKTKGNLMIQTLHRLFPEFLPEQIRQLAYYSGLGQFWRVMSDMFISLSDRYDHGEIKSIPDVVNHILSGLVESANKPITYSIKINNKVYDILPKSAKLTFLMDTAVPYVEAVFFRGTPFPGTVSYNAQAHQIPLEQKEFAYGALYADPLPIGGSGIPPTQLMQDMRHFLPDYLHNIYQNSCRGEDDLRVQICQSFQKSMYCVTTAAIIGLAPYPISTSDPEQKQANRIYFENWMDRFLNSRLGEVNKPTARECKLFPER, encoded by the coding sequence ATGACTCTGACCCAATCTTCTGCGGCTTCTCAACACCCTCTGTCTGAGTATATTTATCGCCTAGAGTCTGGTGAAGCTTTATTACCCGATTATCCTGAAAATTTGGTGGAAGTGGTTGGCATTTTAAAAAGTTATGGCATTGTTTTGGATGCCTATTCCAAAAATTTAATATATATTGCCAATGAACAGTTTTTAGAATTATTTCCGTTTTTTAAATATTTTAATGGCGAGGTAAAAACTCAAAAATTATTGCAATATTGGTGGCATGATCGAATTAACTTTGAATATGCTGAATATTGTATGAAAACCATGTTTTGGCATGGAGGCGGTGGCTTAGATCAATATTTAGATTCTCCTGAATTTCTCCAGTTAGCTGAAACGGCTATTCAAGTTAAAACAAAGGGAAATTTAATGATCCAAACCTTGCATCGTCTTTTCCCAGAATTCCTCCCCGAACAAATTCGACAACTCGCCTATTACAGTGGATTAGGTCAATTTTGGCGAGTCATGAGTGATATGTTTATTTCCCTATCTGATCGCTATGATCACGGAGAAATTAAATCAATTCCTGATGTTGTGAATCATATTTTATCAGGATTAGTTGAATCAGCCAATAAACCGATTACTTATAGCATCAAAATTAACAATAAAGTCTATGATATTCTCCCCAAATCAGCAAAATTAACCTTTTTAATGGATACGGCTGTTCCCTATGTTGAAGCGGTGTTTTTCCGAGGAACTCCATTTCCGGGAACCGTTTCTTATAATGCTCAAGCCCATCAAATTCCCCTGGAACAAAAAGAGTTTGCTTATGGTGCATTATACGCCGATCCTTTACCTATTGGGGGTTCAGGAATTCCCCCCACTCAATTAATGCAAGATATGCGTCATTTTCTACCTGACTATTTACACAATATTTATCAAAATAGTTGTCGCGGAGAAGATGATTTACGGGTACAAATTTGCCAAAGTTTTCAAAAGTCCATGTATTGTGTAACAACTGCCGCCATTATTGGATTAGCACCCTATCCCATTAGTACCTCTGATCCTGAGCAAAAACAAGCGAATCGGATTTATTTTGAAAATTGGATGGATCGATTTTTAAACTCTCGTTTAGGGGAAGTTAATAAACCCACAGCTAGGGAATGTAAGCTATTTCCAGAACGTTAA